The Ipomoea triloba cultivar NCNSP0323 chromosome 4, ASM357664v1 DNA segment AAAAAACTGCTTTAATCAGCTCTTTGAATGTCAGCATTTTAGAGCaataaactattacaaaaagctaattaatcgaacacttatattgacttttaattaagtcaaacagctaaaatCCAAATGATGATATTGTCAAAAATCCAAATGCATTTTGAcctatgaaaaaaatatgtataccaCCCAGGCTTCAATTTGGatattatgtttatgtatccagtTGACTTGACAAGAGGCCAAAGTTAACATACAAAATATAGAAACAGTCAGACCGAGAAATGACGAGAAAGAGTAGAGGAAACTGAGAAGGCAATAGAAGGTTAACACGGCTTCCTTCAATCCTTCGTGCGCCCCAAATGCCTGGTGGTATTAACAGCAGACAGTATATTAACTTCAAATCTTTAATCCTCCGTATTTCTGTTTTCAGGGAGTATTTTGTCCTCTGAGAAACTGAACTTACTGGCTGCCCCAAATATTTCTGCCAGGGAGATATTCTGTCTTGTTGAAACTAGAAGCATAGAGCGCCAGCACTGCTGACACAATATAAATCTGCAATAGGCAGATAAGAAAAAAGTCATTTAATGGAAACCGAGGCTACAGTTTAATGCTCCAATGAAGAAATCACAGCACAAGTGTTGGCCATCAAAGTAGTTGCAGTTTCAAACGTCAAATGCTGGCACTATGTATAACAATTTGGAATTGGTTGGTCCACACAATGATATGACAAGGCAAGGGAAAGTAAGGATCGAGTTGTTTTAAACTATTCAGTATTCAAACCTTCTGCAGTTTAACATATCTTCAACAATTCACCAACTGGCAAGGGAAAAGGCGTTGAGGTACTTCTAAAATAGGAAACCAATTAAATACATAACGGAAAGAACACCAAGGTACCTTAAAAGGAGTCGCCTCAGAAGTGGGTCGCTTAAAATTTGAGCCCAGACGGCATTAAGATTGTCTGATGTTGCCAATAATTGACCCCACTGATTTAACGAGGATGAAAGAAGCTTCTCCGCCTTATTGAACAAATCCTGAAATACATGTTCCCATTAGAAAGAACATCACAACAGTCTAATGAGACCAGGCAGCATTCTTAGCTTCATACCATTTCAACATCAGAGCCAGTAAAACCAAGCATGAGAGTGAAAGCCTGGAGAGGATCTGCaaggaaaatggtgaatgagCTTTGATTTGGTTGCAACTACATAACATCTATCAGATGTATATTTCATCACCAATTCTAAGGCTTCAAAGAATGATATGTATACCTCCACCACCTCGAGAGCCAATATGTAATCCACCACTATGACGACTTAAGGGGTCCTCTTTGACAGAAGCAGGATTTGAATTATCACATCCAGGGTTCAGGGGAGATGTGTATGCAGATTCAGAGTCATTGAATTGAGACTGGAAGCCcctgaaaatgttttctggaatgCCCAAAGAAGCTCCACTATGAGACAGGGATGAAACATAGTTTTGACAGCTTCCTGATTCATCAAGAATATTAATGAGTAGCTAGTATGCaacctcaaattttaaaataagtaacttagcaaaaaaaaaaaaaaagtaacttagTGACACCAGAAAGATGTTTTGCAAACATCAACTACCTGAAGCTGATAGATATATTAAGAGTACACCATCTGGAGGAAGCTCCTCACAGGTTGTTGCCAAAACCTATCCACAGATgtaaatttaaagttaaaacaGAACAAAGTTTGGAAAGTATCTTTCCTAGAAAATACATGCAAATGCCATCAAATAGATACTCCAAAAGCTTAAACCTCCAAAACTATGAGTCTACTAGCAGGTGTCACTACATTGATCTCAATAACTAAAGAGAAATATATCATAAttcaaaatcaagaaaaaatgaAAGATCCGAGTAAGCTTCCCAAACTTCAGAAAATATTACTTCAATCAACATGTTTAGGAAATTAGCCAGTAATAGCCACAGAAGCCACCTACTTGGAGGAAGATAATTGACAGGTGAATACTCACTGCTATAAAACTTGTAAGGGTTGGGCGATATAAAATGGCTTTGCGAGGGTTAGGAGGCAAAGTAGGATCAATTATATCTTGTGAATAGTTAACACAACTAGGCCCAGGAGTTCCGTTCTGGCCAGTGCTAGACCCAGCCCCAGATGAAGGAGCTCCACTTGTCTGGAAAAATGAACCACTAGGTTCCCACTCCAGACATTGTAGCATTCTGAAAGTGTCAAGGGTCAGTTCTGAGAATTTGACCTGAGCAACAAATCAAAAGATAGATGTAATCATTACAGTCCACTGAACAAGGGTTGCAAGACAGTCACAAATCACCCATTACACACGCAAATGGCATGGCAAGTTATTGCTGATATTTCCAAAAGAAGAGAATTTTTATTCATTGCACTGACCTCATTAGGATGGTAACTGCATAGCATTGCATCTCTTAACCTCAGCTGTCTCTTTGCTTCAACGACATGTGGCAGACAATCTATATGAAGGTCCAATGCAACACTATACCTCAACGGTCTGATATTCATAAAAGCTGTGTCAGCTTTTAGAAATTTAACTATTTCCTAAATCACCACCTTCCATTCTTTAAAATCAGTGAACCATTCAACTTTCAATTGATAGATAAACTTCATAGTGTCAAAAGGAATAATACCTGATTGCCAGTTCCCTCGGAATAACAGTCACACGCTCTTTAGTTCATGAACTAGACTAGAAACCTCAATTCATGGCATAGACTTTAGTCCATTGTATGATGAAAATCATTTGTCAACTGGTCAAGATCAAGTCACCAATAATCATTACAAGAGCATGTGCCATCACAAAAATGGTGGAAGTGAGTAACATCACGAATGACTATTTCTCGATGTGTTGTGCCTGACAACAGCTTCATAAATTCATGGCAATCTCCACAAATGCGTAGATTTTTGAAGATTCTTATAGTATTGTTAGTATTGTCATTTAAGAGTGCAAAAGCTAGAGCCAGCCTTTCACTATGATGTAGGAGGTTTGCTCTTTTTTCTTGGTCTGTTACATTACGAAGTGAATAATCCTTGTTTGGAATATAGCCTGCTGAATTAAGTTGTAAATACAGCTCATCCAGTTTTTTGTGGATATCATTTAATCTTGGATGTGAAGCATCCTGAGACAAAAAGACATGGATTTGAGCATTGACCTCAACCCAGCTACAACCAGGTTCCTTTTTAATGCCCTGGTCAGACATAAATGCTCTCAACTTTGCAACATCATTCCACATCCCTTTGGCAGCATATATATTGGACAACAGTATGTAACTTGACTCCACTTTAGGttcaaattcaaatagaaatttTGCGGCTTTCTCTGCCAATTCAATGTTTCCATGAATCGTACAAGCACCAAGAACAGTCTCCCAGATTAATGCATTTGGAGTAAGCTCCATATGTTCAATGAAGTTTTTCACCTCATCAAACTTGCCTGCTCGACCAAGTATATCAACCATACAAGCATAGTGCTCAATGGAAGGAATGATTTCATAACTGTTGTTTATTGACTCAAAATATCTTCTCCCTTCATCAACTAAGCCCATGTGGCTACATGCAGAAAGGACGCCAATAAAAGTAATCGCATCTGGTAAAGTACCTTCATTCAACATCCTTCTGAAAGCTTGCAGAGCCTTTTTGCCCTGTCCGTGCTGGGAGTATGAACATATCATTGTGTTCCATAAAACAGTATCGCAAGAATCCATGCCCTCAAACAGAGTTTCAGCATCAGCAACGCATCCACATTTACCATACATATCAGCTAATGCACTGGCCACAAACAAATCACTAAATTGCCCAGATTTAACTGCTAAGCAATGCAACTGCCTTCCATTACTAAGGCTTGCTATACGTGAAGTGCCATTCACACAACTTGCAAGAGTGAATTCATTTGGCTTGACACCTTCCTTTAACATCTGACTAAAACATTCAAAGGCTTTTTCTCCCTGATCACTCTGTGCATAGCCTGCAGTCATCACTGTCCATGTGAACACATCTTTTTCAGTCAACCTATTGAAAATAACTTCCACATCATTTAGGCACCCACATTTAGAATACATGTCAATAAGAGTAGTCCCAACATAACAATCACAGCTCAAGTTTTCTTTGACTAcatgagcatgtacttgcttcCCAAGACTAACATTTGACAAACTGGAACAAGCCCTTAGAATGCTGATAAATGTGTACATATTTGGCTTGAAACCTTCAATAAGCATCTGTCTGAAGATTTTAGGCCCTTCATGAGATGTTTCATTGTCATGGAATCCAGATAAAAGTCCATTCCAAGAAATCACATCCCTTGAATCCATAGAAACAAAAACCTTGTAACCATCATTAAATGATCCAAAGTTCATGTACATTGAGATAAGCGTGTTGCTAACCACATTCTCAGAGTCAAACCCAAACTTGTAAACACAAGCATGGATGCTTTTGCAAAAAAGCAAATCACCTAAATCAGCTGCAGCACTAATAACACTTGCAAGAGTGAATTGATTAGGCCTCACATCTGAATGCCTCATCAGTTGAAACAGCTGAAATGCTTCTTTTTTATGTCCCTGTTGATCAAGGCCATTAATCATTGTACTCCATGCAACAACATCCGGACTTCTGATTCTCTTAAATACCCTCATAGAATCCTCAGGCAATCTAAATTTGGAATACATATCTACTAGACTAGAGcttatataattatcaagttcACTTCCAATCTTGATTGCCACTGAATGAAGAACTTGGCCAACTCTCAAGTTACCCACATTAGCACAACTCTTTAAAACAGTACTTAAAGTATAATTGCTAAATCTAAATTCTGACTCAGACAAACTACAAAATAATCTTAAAACCTCTTGCCATTCACCTTCTTGTGCATACCCATTAAGCAAGGCATTCCAAGATACTAAATTCTGCTCAGACATATGAAGAAATAATGTTTTTGCATCCTCCATCTGATGGCATTTAGCATAGAGATCAATAAGCGCAGAACCAATATAAACATCAGAAAAGGTGTCAGATTTTACTACCTCAGCATGCAACTGCTTCCCAAACTCTAAATTCAAGCACAAAGAACAACCCTTCAAAACTGTCGCCAATGTAAATCCATTAGGCTTCACACCTTCTCTCTTCATCTCACAAAACAATCTAACACTCTCACTGCCATTCCCTTCAGGTAGAAATCCCGAGATTAGTGATGTCCATGATACAACATCCCTCTCAGGCATTTGATCAAACACTTTGCGTGCAGAACTTAGATCCCCAGATTTTGCATAAAAATTAATCAAGGAAACATACAAATGCATATCTGGGTCAATTAAATTTCTAACCAGCTCCCCATGAAGCACTTTTCCTTCTTTCAAATTTTTCGTTTGCGTATAATCTCGGAACATTTCAGAATACCGTTTAAGATCACTTTTCCTAACTTTAGTAATACCTTGAGCTCCTTGCTTAACAAGAATCCGCAATGGTACACCCTCAATATCCACAGCAGGAAATTTTCTGGACAATGTCTGAAACCCAGAGGAGGCATGAAATTTTGAACTATTTGGCACCGTTTCTCTTTCAACAGTTGGGAGAATAGCAGAAGAGCAAGAATAAAAGCGAATGGAGGGAAAATGATGTTTAGGTTTCAATTGAAGTttgttgaggcattttatcaaactaGTTTTGGTTGTGGGGTAAAGGGTCTGAATGGACCGTCGTGAGAACCGTGATGAGCTAAACATCTGTGCAGTCGTGTAGGTAAAGACACTTGGACTTGGGGTTGATCTGAAAAGCGCGGCAGAATGTTTGAGATGGCCAAGAGACGAGTAGGACCTCTGAAGCCTGAAATTCAGTATGGGGTCACAGTCAACGCCATGGCCGATAAGAAACACATATATTTGCAGGAGCTGTTTGATGGTTTTGGATTTATCAATGAGGAATTTAAGTCTTTCCGGTGAGGATGAAAGGCTGCTTTTGCTGGATTTGCTTGGGGGGTGTATTGGTGGGGTGGAGAACAAGGAAGTAGCAGACATGGTTTCAGCTATAGATCAGAATTTCTGAAGCCTTAAACTTCAGAAGCTTATAAGAGGACAACTCATCCAAGGTTCATGCGGCACCTCCTGTATCTGAAACAGAGAAGTAAAGGTATCAAATATCATTGCATACAAGAAATATATAACAGTCCTATGAGCAACGAATGCATAAAACCTCCTTTCTACTACAAACTACTGTGATTTAACACTGATTGATTGTCATAAACTGCGCCAGTTGCTATTGCGCTAATCGAATGAGAGTATAATTCAAGGAAGCACGCCCATACAGCATATACTTAACTTGGACATTTTAGCAAATACTTGGTCTTCATTGCagaaacattaaaaaacaaacgCCAGAAACTGCCCATACACACAAGACAATGAAGACATGGAGAAAGGCGTAAGGCGAGCAGACTTATGTGGCAGAAAGTGTGCATATACACAAGTTGTTTGCATGAAGAGTAAAGCTTAATTGAATTGGGGAACCTGCAGAGAATGCAGAGCTATGGAGTTGAGCCATGCgaaaacaaaaatatcaatactTCTCTCAAGCCTTCTCCTCCTTCCCTTGTAGCCACTGCTTACGAGTCGGCGAGTCGCAACCATATGACTTACACCTGACCTATATTATCTTTTGTCATTTGTTGTATGATATTATCAACTctctctccctttttttttggaattagggtcaaatagaccacctAAAAAATGCACACAATAACCTATTTCATTCAATTAGTCTAATTTACATGTTTCTAACAAGTTaccacaattttaaaatattttttaaaaataaattttaaaaaataattatttaagattatatatatatatatttttttttttttaaaaagccaAATTCGTCTCCATGGCGGGAGATGAAGAGTCATTCATTATGTAGCTGTTCACACTAGTATCGACATTGACTTTAACCTTGACTTCTCCCACCCAAATTTATATCATGTAACACTcgttattacggagtatttaacaAGTTAAAGCTCATGACAATTCTAAATAATATTCATCAGGACTTGCGGAGTTTAGTTAGCCAGGCTCTGAAGTAACTCTATAGCTAGCATTTTTCagaataacaacaacaataacaatgatgATATTGTCAAAAATCCAAATGCATTTTGACCTATAGAAAAAATATGTATACCGCCCAGGCTTCAATTTGGATATTACGTTTATATATCCAGCTGTC contains these protein-coding regions:
- the LOC116016749 gene encoding protein SCAI-like, giving the protein MNIRPLRYSVALDLHIDCLPHVVEAKRQLRLRDAMLCSYHPNEVKFSELTLDTFRMLQCLEWEPSGSFFQTSGAPSSGAGSSTGQNGTPGPSCVNYSQDIIDPTLPPNPRKAILYRPTLTSFIAVSIHLSIIFLQVGGFCGYYWLIS